One Buteo buteo chromosome 32, bButBut1.hap1.1, whole genome shotgun sequence DNA segment encodes these proteins:
- the LOC142026173 gene encoding leukotriene B4 receptor 1-like, translating to MMSSSPANASSPLNATSAPIPGAAVGLALLSVAVVVGLPGNAMVLWSCAVTHRRSVPVLLIFHLALADVVTLLTGPVYLRALSVGQWNMGLAVCRGCNYLCAAAMYVSIFLIALLGLHRCLAVSKPATAVVSAGGRAGQLAHGAAAVTWLVALVLAIPSIVFRRVERGHCQRVHSTEAWLVVHNLLETILGWALPLTAVAAGYGLLIRRLRQTRLARRSRTFRLVAAVVVAFAVAWGPYHLASLLEVAVVVRGGGGTLEVAAKAIRPPATALAFLSSAMNPLLYACAGRRLCRGGGGSLLPRLLEVSAIAGSSRGTTTKGNQRERRSWRGEEGRRGGEEGGTTVGEETRVEEGGVERV from the coding sequence ATGATGTCCTCGTCCCCTGCCAATGCTTCGTCCCCCCTGAATGCCACATCTGCCCCCATCCCTGGCGCGGCagtggggctggccctgctgtcaGTGGCAGTGGTGGTGGGGCTGCCAGGCAACGCCATGGTCCTTTGGAGCTGCGCCGTCACCCATCGTCGCAGTGTCCCCGTCCTCCTCATCTTCCACTTGGCCTTGGCTGACGTGGTGACCCTCCTCACTGGTCCCGTCTACCTCCGGGCCTTGAGCGTTGGCCAATGGAACATGGGCTTGGCCGTCTGCCGCGGGTGTAACTACCTCTGTGCCGCCGCCATGTACGTCAGCATCTTCCTCATCGCTCTTCTGGGTCTCCATCGGTGCTTGGCAGTCTCCAAGCCGGCGACAGCAGTGGTGTCAGCGGGTGGTCGTGCCGGACAGTTAGCTcatggagcagcagcagtgacttGGTTGGTGGCTTTGGTGTTGGCCATCCCATCCATCGTCTTCCGACGGGTGGAGCGTGGGCACTGCCAGCGGGTGCACAGCACAGAGGCTTGGTTGGTGGTCCACAACCTTCTGGAGACCATCTTGGGTTGGGCTCTACCACTGACCGCCGTGGCTGCCGGCTACGGGTTACTGATCCGCCGGTTACGCCAGACCCGGTTGGCCCGGCGCAGTCGTACCTTCCGGCTGGTGGCTGCCGTGGTGGTAGCCTTTGCAGTTGCGTGGGGACCTTACCACCTGGCCAGCTTGTTGGAGGTGGCGGTGGTCGTACGAGGAGGTGGTGGGACCTTGGAGGTAGCTGCCAAAGCCATCCGGCCACCGGCCACTGCCTTGGCCTTCCTCAGCAGCGCCATGAACCCCCTCCTCTATGCCTGTGCCGGGCGAAGGCTGTGCCGTGGCGGCGGGGGGTCTCTCCTGCCCCGACTCCTGGAGGTCTCGGCCATCGCCGGCAGCTCCCGAGGGACCACAACCAAGGGGAACCAGCGggagagaaggagctgg